Proteins encoded in a region of the Bacillus sp. 2205SS5-2 genome:
- a CDS encoding TraR/DksA C4-type zinc finger protein → MLTHQQLQSLKRELVHQKEQVNEHLHQDAESMKNTNERDSVGELSLYDNHPADMATELFDREKDFALNEHAESDLTKIHSALQAMDNGSYGKCQTCHEDIPYERLEVLPTTLYCKEHSKEQTKLDDRPVEEQVLEPPHGNSFIKRRQNETLDYQDSFQEVAQFGTSETPSDFKGDLEGYDEIYQESNSDLEGFTETYESFSATDISGETRSVYPSKKHDEYEQMLDDEQLESPLGDIPYKHGDSYLDKDK, encoded by the coding sequence ATGCTAACTCATCAACAATTACAATCATTAAAACGTGAACTAGTACACCAAAAAGAACAAGTTAACGAACATTTACATCAAGACGCAGAAAGCATGAAGAACACAAATGAAAGAGATAGCGTAGGTGAACTCTCTCTTTATGATAACCATCCTGCTGATATGGCCACAGAATTATTCGATAGAGAAAAGGATTTCGCATTAAATGAACATGCCGAAAGTGATTTAACCAAAATTCATTCCGCTCTTCAAGCTATGGACAATGGATCATACGGAAAATGCCAAACGTGTCATGAAGATATCCCTTACGAAAGACTAGAAGTCTTACCGACGACTCTCTATTGTAAAGAACATAGCAAAGAGCAGACTAAGCTTGATGACCGACCTGTCGAAGAGCAAGTGTTAGAACCCCCTCATGGTAATTCTTTTATTAAAAGAAGACAAAATGAAACATTGGATTATCAGGATAGCTTTCAAGAAGTGGCTCAATTTGGTACTTCTGAAACCCCATCAGATTTTAAGGGAGATTTAGAAGGCTATGATGAAATTTACCAAGAAAGCAACTCCGATCTAGAAGGTTTTACTGAAACCTACGAATCTTTTTCTGCAACAGATATTTCTGGAGAAACTAGATCCGTCTATCCTTCAAAAAAACACGATGAGTACGAACAAATGCTAGATGATGAACAGTTGGAATCACCACTTGGTGATATTCCATACAAACATGGTGACAGCTATCTCGATAAAGATAAATAA